The genomic segment CGCGGCCCTGCCGCAGCTGGCCGAGTCCCTTGATGATGCGCGGCCAGGCCGCCTGGGTGTAGAGGCCGGAGATCACGCCGCCCACCGCCGCGTCGAAGTCGAGTTCGCCGCCGAGCGCGGGGACCGGCTTGTCGTACAGCGGGCGGACGATCTTCTGGAACTCGGCGGTGGCCGCTTCCGGGTCGCGGCCGATCGGGCAGCCGGCCTGCCGGGCACAGAACGCGGCCATGCGGTCGAAGGCCGCCTGGAACCCGCTGAACGCGAAGACCCGCCGTTCCATGGTGCCCTGCCGGGAGTCGATGGCCCCGTCGAGCAGCATCGCGCGCACGTTGCGCGGGAACTGTTCGGCGTAGACCGCGCCGAGCCGGGTGCCGTAGCTCTGGCCGAGGAAGGTGAACTTCTCATCGCCGAGGACGACGCGCAGGATGTCCATGTCACGGGCCACATCGCGGGTGCCGAGATGGGCGAGGACGTCGGGACCGCCCGAGCCCTTCGCGCAGCGCTCGACCAGCGCCCGGGTGTCGTCCTCGGTCCACTGGACGGTCGTGCCCTGCGTGGTCAGCGGCACGATGCCCCGATCGGCCTCTTCGTCGGTGTAGCAGTCGACCGCGGGTTCGGTGGAGCCGACACCCCGCGGATCGAACCCGACCAGGTCGAACCGCTCGACGAGCGGGCTCTTCGCCTTGATCAGCCCGAGGGCGGTGGTGGCGGCCCCGAACACCCCCGACCCGCCCGGGCCGCCCGGGTTGGTGACCAGCGAGCCGATCTTGTCCCCGGTGGCGGCGCGCCGGGCCACGGCCACTTCGATGGTGCGTCCGCCGGGGTCGTCGTAGCTCAGGGGCGCCTGCATCCGGGCACACTCCAGCCCGTCGACCAGCGCCATGATGGTGCTTTCGGTCTCGGTCGTGGCGTAGTCGTCGCACGCGGTCCACTTCAGCGTCTGCTGGTGGAACCGGTCGAGCCCGGGCGGGTTGCCGGAGGCCGCCGGGGCCGGTGCCTCCGACGTGCAGGCACCAAGCGGCACGAGAAGCGCCGCGGCGGCGAGCCCGGACACTGTTCGGATCAGCTTTCTTGTCGTCAGAAGCGCCATACCCCCACAACAGCAGCCGCAGGGCCCTCTCGTTCAGGGCCGTCACGTCACCGCAACTAGTGACGTGACGTCACTAGCAGCCGGGGCGACCGCGCCCTATCCCGGTCACAGCCCGCTGAGCACGCTGTCGACGGCCAGGTAGAGGGTCTCGGTCTCGGACTCCAGGATCGAGTCCCCGGCGGGCAGGGCCCGTTCGATCGAGAGTCCGTTGAGGACGGTGAGCAGGAACCTCACGCGGCGCGCATGGTCCTCTTTCGGCAGCGCGCCCTCGTCGGCGAGGACCGACAGCCAGTATTCGATGCGGCGCCAGCCTCCTTGCTCCAGGCCCAGGTACGCCGCGCGCACCTCCTCGGTCGGCTCGGCCGCGATGTACGTGCGGTAGGCGATGGTCCACGCCTCACGCGCCTGCTCCCCCACGCCGGCCGGGGCGAGCACTTGGCGCAGGCAGGTGACCAGCCGGTCCCGGGCGGGCAGCGACCGGTCCTTGATCGGGTCGTCGGGGAACATGTGGCCGTAGATCCGGCCGAGCACGGCGTCCTTCAGCGCGCGCTGGTTCGGGAAGTGGAACCGGAGCGAACCCGTGCTCACCCCGGCCCGCGCCGCGACCGCGCGCACGCTCAGACTCGCCGTCACGTCTTCGGCGAGCATCGCCGCCGCGGCGGCCAGAATCCGTTCCCGTGAGCCGGTTCTGCCGTCTTCCTGTGTCACCCGCCACCTCCTATTACACCGTACTAGTACGCCGTGCTACTTTCCGCTGGTACAGCGTGTCAGTGCTGTCGCGACCCCTGAAGAGGACGCCATGACCAGGATGATCAAACCAAACTGGCTGCTGACTCCGGGCGAGCCTCGCAACGGGCCGTCGGTTCCTGCCGGAGTCGAATACCACCGAGTTCTCGCCGGCGACAAACGCCGGATCGGTCGCGGCCTGCTCGCGATCGTCCTCCTGCTGGCCGGGCTCGTCATCTTTCCCACCGTGATCGGCCGGGCGGCCGCGCTCATCGACGAGCAGCGCGGCTACAGCCCGCCGATCGTGGGCGGCACCGACTACACGCCGCTGTACCACGCCGGTTCGATGCTCTCGCTCGCGTTGCTCATCCCGTGGAGCATGCTCATCCAGCGGTGGCTCTACGGCGTACCCGGGGCCTCTCTGCACTCGGTGACGTCGCGGTTCCGCTTCGACCTGCTCGGCAAGTCGCTGCTCGTCATCGGTCCCGCCTGGCTGGTCGTCAACCTCCTCGGCGCCCTCCCGCCCGGCGCGGAGTCGCCGTGGTCGCAGACCGGCCTCGTCGCCATCTTCATCGCCACGCTGCTGCTCACCCCGCTGCAGTCGGCGGGTGAGGA from the Paractinoplanes abujensis genome contains:
- a CDS encoding alpha/beta hydrolase, yielding MSGLAAAALLVPLGACTSEAPAPAASGNPPGLDRFHQQTLKWTACDDYATTETESTIMALVDGLECARMQAPLSYDDPGGRTIEVAVARRAATGDKIGSLVTNPGGPGGSGVFGAATTALGLIKAKSPLVERFDLVGFDPRGVGSTEPAVDCYTDEEADRGIVPLTTQGTTVQWTEDDTRALVERCAKGSGGPDVLAHLGTRDVARDMDILRVVLGDEKFTFLGQSYGTRLGAVYAEQFPRNVRAMLLDGAIDSRQGTMERRVFAFSGFQAAFDRMAAFCARQAGCPIGRDPEAATAEFQKIVRPLYDKPVPALGGELDFDAAVGGVISGLYTQAAWPRIIKGLGQLRQGRGDELAQLGFDFSGRDAKGAWTNFAEALYAINCMDEQRLSEQQGNELRAAVIKSAPFMDPGVALTGARDGCEHWPAPPTLGFPYAQNIQGLPRTLVVSITGDPTTPHAGGVRLAESLGSALLTVRGEGHTIVTAGTNPCVNKAAADYLIDLKVPAAGATCTL
- a CDS encoding CPBP family intramembrane glutamic endopeptidase yields the protein MTRMIKPNWLLTPGEPRNGPSVPAGVEYHRVLAGDKRRIGRGLLAIVLLLAGLVIFPTVIGRAAALIDEQRGYSPPIVGGTDYTPLYHAGSMLSLALLIPWSMLIQRWLYGVPGASLHSVTSRFRFDLLGKSLLVIGPAWLVVNLLGALPPGAESPWSQTGLVAIFIATLLLTPLQSAGEEYGVRGLIFRVVGGWARSPRAGLIAGVLVSSVLFTAIHGSTDPYINLWYFVLWTGLAIITWRTGGLEIAVMLHAVLNTFTLLLATALRVDLGRATQDRSAGAGSPYQLIPTLTVVVITAAVWWFTRKRGPARTAGER
- a CDS encoding TetR/AcrR family transcriptional regulator, whose protein sequence is MTQEDGRTGSRERILAAAAAMLAEDVTASLSVRAVAARAGVSTGSLRFHFPNQRALKDAVLGRIYGHMFPDDPIKDRSLPARDRLVTCLRQVLAPAGVGEQAREAWTIAYRTYIAAEPTEEVRAAYLGLEQGGWRRIEYWLSVLADEGALPKEDHARRVRFLLTVLNGLSIERALPAGDSILESETETLYLAVDSVLSGL